One stretch of Streptomyces sp. NBC_00443 DNA includes these proteins:
- a CDS encoding nickel transporter, translating into MTLRRPLASCGAVLTAACALALFSSPPASAHPLGNFTVNRYDGLVATPGELRVHHVEDLAEIPATQARPDIEKAGMTAWARQRCADAVRGSEVTVDGRTVELALNSSHARVRPGQAGLDTLRVECRLTAPLPENAGDGTLDLGFRGAGAESGPGWREITARGDRMTLTASDVPKESISRELTRYPEELLSSPADTKTASLRVRPGGPALAEADQNAPASSVLPRGADRWTRALDDLVSRHDLTVGFAALALLLAIFLGAMHALAPGHGKTLMAAVAAARGGRARMKDVLPLAASVTVTHTLGVVALGLLVTAGSAAAPSVITWLGIASGALVIAAGATLVRRAWHFRGHGRLHTHGHAHDHDHDHDHDHSHAHAHDDHTHPHDPLGGHEHAHDADHTHERQPVLVAAHAHTATPAPTPTHGHVHAHAPAGHTHQHGPEHGRGHDHDHPHPHGHPRNRGLLTHTHGGFTHTHSTAPTLRGTILLGFAGGLVPSPSAVVVLVGAAALGKAWFGLLLVVAYGAGLALTLTAAGFAVVRLGTGVTRVLDRQPRWMAHPLTVFVRRTAPLGSAVLVVLIGAGLVLQGAASALG; encoded by the coding sequence CTCCTGCGGCGCCGTCCTCACGGCGGCCTGCGCGCTCGCGCTGTTCTCCTCCCCTCCCGCGAGCGCGCACCCCCTCGGCAACTTCACCGTCAACCGCTACGACGGCCTCGTCGCCACCCCCGGCGAACTGCGCGTCCATCACGTCGAGGACCTCGCCGAGATCCCGGCGACCCAGGCCAGGCCGGACATCGAGAAGGCGGGCATGACGGCATGGGCGCGGCAGCGGTGCGCGGACGCCGTGCGGGGCAGCGAGGTCACCGTGGACGGCCGTACGGTCGAACTCGCGCTGAACAGCAGCCACGCGCGTGTGCGGCCCGGCCAGGCAGGGCTCGACACCCTCCGCGTCGAGTGCCGGCTGACGGCGCCGCTGCCCGAGAACGCCGGCGACGGCACGCTCGACCTCGGGTTCCGCGGCGCGGGCGCGGAGTCCGGCCCCGGCTGGCGGGAGATCACGGCACGCGGCGACCGTATGACGCTCACCGCCTCGGACGTGCCGAAGGAGTCGATCTCCCGCGAACTGACCCGGTATCCGGAGGAGTTGTTGTCCTCCCCGGCCGACACCAAGACCGCATCCCTGCGGGTGCGCCCCGGCGGACCGGCCCTCGCCGAGGCGGACCAGAACGCCCCCGCGTCCTCCGTCCTGCCGCGCGGCGCCGACCGCTGGACGCGCGCCCTGGACGACCTGGTCTCCCGCCACGACCTGACCGTCGGCTTCGCCGCCCTCGCCCTGCTTCTGGCGATCTTCCTCGGCGCGATGCACGCGCTCGCGCCGGGCCATGGCAAGACCCTGATGGCGGCGGTGGCGGCGGCCCGCGGCGGCCGGGCCCGTATGAAGGACGTCCTGCCCCTGGCCGCCTCGGTGACGGTCACGCACACCCTGGGCGTGGTCGCCCTCGGCCTCCTGGTCACGGCCGGTTCGGCGGCGGCACCCTCGGTCATCACCTGGCTGGGCATCGCGAGCGGCGCCCTCGTCATCGCGGCGGGCGCGACACTCGTACGCCGTGCCTGGCACTTCCGCGGCCACGGCCGCCTCCACACCCACGGGCACGCGCACGACCATGACCACGACCACGACCACGACCATTCCCACGCGCACGCGCACGACGACCACACCCACCCGCACGACCCCCTCGGCGGGCACGAGCACGCCCACGACGCCGACCACACCCACGAGCGACAACCAGTCCTGGTCGCCGCCCATGCCCACACCGCGACACCGGCGCCCACCCCCACGCACGGCCACGTCCATGCGCATGCCCCTGCCGGCCACACCCACCAGCACGGACCCGAGCACGGCCGCGGACACGACCACGACCACCCCCACCCGCACGGTCACCCCCGCAACCGCGGCCTCCTCACCCACACCCACGGCGGTTTCACCCACACCCACTCCACCGCCCCCACCCTCCGCGGCACGATCCTGCTCGGATTCGCCGGCGGGCTCGTGCCCAGCCCCTCCGCGGTTGTCGTGCTCGTCGGCGCGGCGGCGCTCGGGAAGGCATGGTTCGGGCTGCTGCTCGTCGTCGCGTACGGCGCCGGGCTCGCGCTCACTCTCACCGCGGCCGGGTTCGCCGTCGTGAGGCTGGGTACGGGAGTGACGCGGGTGCTGGACAGGCAGCCCCGCTGGATGGCGCACCCCCTGACGGTCTTCGTCCGCAGGACCGCTCCACTGGGATCCGCGGTGCTCGTCGTGCTGATCGGGGCCGGATTGGTTCTCCAGGGGGCGGCATCCGCACTCGGCTGA
- a CDS encoding SGNH/GDSL hydrolase family protein, translated as MRRSRLSAYVASLLLAVGTALTGAATAQAADSAAAGGYVALGDSYSSGLGAGSYIGSSGDCKRSTKAYPYLWAVANSPSSFDFTACSGAQTGDVTASQLGPLSSATTLVSVSIGGNDAGFADIMTTCVLQGDSACVARINTAKAFVDSTLPGRLDNVYTAIRTKAPSAHVVVLGYPRFYKLGASGCIGLSETKRRALNDAADYINAATEKRALDHGFTFGDVRPTFTGHELCSGSSWMHSVNWLSIPESYHPTAAGQSGGYLPVLNAAA; from the coding sequence ATGAGACGTTCCCGACTTTCCGCATACGTCGCCTCACTCCTCCTCGCCGTCGGCACAGCCCTCACCGGGGCCGCGACAGCGCAGGCCGCCGACAGTGCCGCCGCAGGCGGCTATGTGGCCCTCGGCGACTCCTACTCCTCGGGCCTCGGCGCGGGCAGCTACATCGGCTCCAGCGGCGACTGCAAGCGCAGCACGAAGGCGTACCCGTACCTCTGGGCCGTCGCGAACTCACCCTCGTCGTTCGACTTCACGGCGTGCTCAGGCGCTCAAACGGGTGATGTCACGGCCAGTCAGCTCGGCCCGCTCAGCTCCGCCACCACACTCGTGTCCGTCTCCATCGGCGGCAACGACGCCGGCTTCGCGGACATCATGACGACCTGTGTGCTGCAGGGTGACAGTGCCTGCGTCGCACGCATCAACACCGCGAAGGCGTTCGTCGACTCGACGCTGCCCGGCAGGCTCGACAACGTGTACACCGCCATCCGGACCAAGGCCCCGTCCGCCCATGTGGTCGTGCTCGGCTACCCCCGCTTCTACAAGCTGGGCGCGTCGGGGTGCATCGGCCTGTCCGAGACCAAGCGCAGGGCGCTCAATGACGCCGCCGACTACATCAACGCCGCCACCGAGAAGCGTGCCCTGGACCACGGGTTCACGTTCGGCGACGTACGGCCCACCTTCACCGGGCACGAGCTGTGCTCCGGCAGTTCGTGGATGCACTCCGTGAACTGGCTCAGCATCCCGGAGTCGTACCACCCGACGGCCGCGGGCCAGTCGGGTGGTTATCTGCCGGTTCTGAACGCCGCGGCCTGA
- a CDS encoding S8 family peptidase has product MAQLRSNKIRFAAISGLATAALVGGLTSLPAHAAPAEGKVLAAGSPTAIKDSYIVTLKKSAGLKASSAAGKDLVKEYGGSVSRTFTKALNGYTAGLSATEAKRLAADPAVASVEQNQRVQLADTTQTSAPWGLDRIDQSALPLSGTYTYPDSAGGGVTAYVIDTGVRITHQQISGRASYGYDAVDGDTTASDGNGHGTHVATTIAGSTYGVAKKAKIVAVRVLDNAGSGTTAGVIAGIDWVTDNHTGPSVANMSLGGGASASLDTAVRNSIASGVTYAVAAGNSSANASSYSPARVTEAITVGATTSSDARASYSNYGSVLDIFAPGSSITAGWYTSDTATNTISGTSMATPHVAGAAAVYLANHTSATPAAVASALTGGATTNVVTGPGSGSPNRLLKLVP; this is encoded by the coding sequence ATGGCACAACTGCGTAGCAACAAAATCCGGTTCGCCGCGATATCCGGCCTGGCGACCGCCGCCCTCGTCGGCGGACTCACGTCCCTCCCCGCCCACGCCGCTCCGGCCGAGGGCAAGGTCCTGGCCGCCGGCTCCCCCACGGCGATCAAGGACAGCTACATCGTCACGCTCAAGAAGAGCGCCGGCCTCAAGGCGTCCTCGGCCGCCGGCAAGGACCTGGTGAAGGAGTACGGCGGCTCGGTGAGCAGGACCTTCACCAAGGCGCTGAACGGCTACACCGCCGGCCTCTCCGCAACCGAGGCCAAGAGACTCGCCGCCGACCCGGCCGTGGCCTCCGTCGAGCAGAACCAGCGCGTCCAGCTGGCCGACACCACGCAGACCAGCGCTCCCTGGGGCCTGGACCGCATCGACCAGTCCGCGCTCCCGCTCTCGGGCACGTACACCTACCCGGACAGCGCGGGCGGCGGCGTGACGGCGTACGTCATCGACACCGGCGTGCGCATCACCCACCAGCAGATCAGCGGCCGGGCGAGTTACGGCTACGACGCGGTCGACGGGGACACCACCGCCTCCGACGGCAACGGCCACGGCACCCATGTGGCCACCACGATCGCGGGCTCGACCTACGGCGTCGCCAAGAAGGCGAAGATCGTGGCGGTGCGCGTGCTCGACAACGCGGGCTCCGGCACCACCGCCGGCGTCATCGCGGGCATCGACTGGGTGACCGACAACCACACCGGCCCCTCGGTCGCCAACATGTCGCTCGGCGGCGGCGCCTCCGCCTCGCTGGACACGGCCGTGCGCAACTCCATCGCCAGCGGCGTGACCTACGCCGTCGCGGCCGGCAACAGCAGCGCCAACGCCTCCTCGTACTCCCCGGCCCGCGTGACCGAGGCGATCACCGTCGGCGCCACCACCAGCTCGGACGCCCGGGCCAGCTACTCCAACTACGGCTCGGTGCTGGACATCTTCGCGCCCGGCTCCTCCATCACGGCCGGCTGGTACACCAGCGACACCGCGACGAACACCATCTCCGGTACGTCGATGGCGACCCCGCACGTCGCGGGCGCGGCGGCGGTCTACCTGGCGAACCACACCTCGGCCACCCCGGCCGCGGTCGCCTCGGCCCTGACGGGCGGCGCCACCACCAA